The DNA window TTCCTCAGCACGTTCCAATGCCTTCTCCCAGCGACGTGCCCTTTCCAACTGTCGTGCATCCGGATGAAGCTTGGCATCATACATAGACAAACCAACAGAACCCAACAATAGCATCACAGTCAAAGCTTGCGCGTACATTCTAGCTTGCACGGCCTTCTGAGCAGCAGTCATTATGGGATCCTTGTTAACGTATTTCCAGGCCCCATATAACGATGTAGCCCAAGCCGTCACGATTATCTTGTACCTGTGGGTCATTAGCGATTCAAGAACCATCTGATTTAAAGGTAGGTTCTGCCATCTTCGATACTCCTCAAGGGCTTCCGCAGAGGTAGAGGAAGCATACATTTGCCTATCAAAGCTCGTCGAAGCCTCCTCTGCCACAATGGTAGCCAACAACGTTGGTGGTGAGATGAATAGCGCCGTTCGAATAGAAGCTGTCATCTTGGAAGGTTGGAATTTAGGGAATCTCCTGGGCAAAACTTTAAAGATCACACCGGTTATCGCCAACCCTGCGAGGGCACCCTTTATACCGCCTGCTAGCGTATGGTAATGGTGTGCATTAACCTCTTCCTCTGTTAAAAGCTTCATGTTATTAGATaatttttctcttttttattaaccAATGGctttatttggaaaatagATCCCAATAAAACTATATGACTAACTGAATTCTCTTTACAGTGAATTCTTCATGCTGATAAAACTCCTAATACTCTCCAAGATTCCATCATTCTAAACTTGAAAGaactgtttatatagtttttcaattttCACCATCGCTTTTAGTTTGAGTATGGCgcaaaagaaatataagGCATCTCATGACAAAAGGGCAGTATTAAGCTCAAATATGCAGAAGATTATGTTATACAGAGAGCAAGGAGAGTTTTAAAACACTTTTGCTTATTGTTCTGCAGGCAAAGTTTGTATTATCTTATTGGGGTGATCACGGATGCGAAAACCACAGAAAAAGGTGTATTGTAAGCGATAGCGTCATCGGAGAGAACGGGTTATATACGCTCGTTAATTGGTCAACTCGATGTATGAAATGATGAACATAACTACAAGCTGTTTGCATACTTTTTGAGGTTTCCAGTAAATAGTTAGTACAGTGGTAGCACTTTACAGAGATTAtttagttttttattttatttggtgCTTTGGTTGCTCTAGTGTGCACTACAGTTAAAACTTTTTGtaatattagatatatatgtcttgTGGCATGGTAATAGTTAGGGAAGCAGTTTAGATTTCCTGAAGATTTACAAGACAAAGTGAATTTCATTAATCAAGAATGCTACAAGAGTCGCATGAGGGATGTTTTTATATGGATGATTGAACgtaaaaaatatttaagCTTTTTAATCTGTTGTGTGTTGGATCAGAAGGTAAACGATCGTTTAAACGGAGGGGTTATCTGATTTACGATGTGTGAACCAATTACTGAGGGGGAAGGATATCCTTAAATCAAGGCCGCAAGTTCTACGGGAGGAAGTTTTGGATAGGGGTCAAAGAACAGGAAGGGCCGGGCGTTGTCAGTggtatttaaaattaaatatatgtgtatatattattagcaAACAGGCGGAGTATGTTGCTTGAAATTATGTAGCCTATAGAATGCGCCACGACTGAAAAAAGCGGTATGATGCCACAATTGTGTGAAGTATTTTTAACACATGCTGCATTCTTATTGGTCCAAAAGggaatttcatttttttagATGAAAATGAGTTTGGACCACTGGGAAGGTGGGTAAAAAAGTGGCGACGCTGACACTGACAGTGACACTGTAGTGACAGTAACATTGTCACCGAAAAAGGCAGTTGTCCTGACGGAAATGAAGAGCTTGTTTACGTTTTGTGGATAATTCGATCTAAGTTGAAGATGCATTCAATGGCGTCAATTATCGTCGGCCATATCTCATTAAGGAATTGGTACCAAGTTGTGATTTTGAGTCCACATATCCACTGAGTGAAAGTGGTCAACTTCCACAGCAACAAGAGCGATGATATACAAGAGGACCCTTATTTGGCTCTTAACCATTTCACTACTATCTAACTCTATTCATGCAGAGGAATATGTTATCACCTTAAAGACGCCCAAGACTTTGAATAAGTTGTTAGACGTCGGAGTTGGTAATCGTACACTAAAACAAATACTTGATTCTAGGATAAAGCAAAGGTTTTCATTTGGTAAATTTGAGGCCATCACGGTAGACATTCCACCGTTCATTGTGGAGACGTTGACGGAAAACAAGTGGATATCCCATATTTCTCTTAATGAAGAGTATAACCTATTGGACGACAGTTATAACAATCCGGACAGAGGCGATGCGGGTCATGTAAATCGTAATGGAACTGAAGCAGTGATAAAGCCTGGCACTGAAACTGAGCCTGGCAACggaattgaagaagaggaggatcaagatgatgaaggtgaGGGTGATGGCGAGGCGGAAGATGAAGCGAACGATGGTGATGAATCCAGTGATGGCGAGGGAGACGAGAGCGGTAAGCAACCGGATGCTGAAGGGGGAGATGATGGTTCAGAAGAAAAACCAGGCGATGATGGCGATGGCGACGGTGAAGACGGTtctgaaaatgatgaggGAAAGCCAGAAGATGATAAGCCAGAAGAAAACAACCCTGCTCCCAACGATGGCGGAGATGGCGGGGATGTCGAACCCATAGATGGAGGTGATGGCGATGGTGATGGAGGTGATGATGGCGACCGGGGAGACAGGGATGAGAACAAGCCTGATGATAATGGAGGTAATCCACCAGTGAGTGACCCGGATATTACTATTGCGATGCAATCAGGCGCTCCTAGACACTTGGCTAGGAATTGCAGGAGATCTGGTTTACCTTTTGACACGAGCGGAAGTAAAGATTACGAATTTAACTATTATTACGATGCGGAACACTTGGGAGAAACTGTGAACGTGTACATTTTAGACAGCGGTATTCATAAATCCCATCCTGAGTTTGAAGGTCGCGCTGTGTTTGGTATAGACACAACCAACGAGGGTCCTGGGGATTTGAATGGACATGGTACACATGTGGCGGGGTTGGTTGGTTCTAAAACCTATGGAGCTGCTAAGAAAGCTACTATATACGAAGTGAAGGTAATGACTGTCGATGGCAGAGGCAGCACATCGAATATTATTGCTGGTGTAGAGTTTGCTGTAAAACACTGCCAACAAAGTGGTAAGAAATGTGTTGCTAACATGAGTCTTGGAGGTTTAAGTTTTGGACACAGTGCATTGGATAGTGCGGTGGAGGCGGCCATTGAAGAGGGCCtagtttttgttgttgctgcagGTAATTCCAAAGAAAGGGCTTGTTGGTACAGCCCCGCCAAAGTCAAAACGGCCATAACGGTTGGCGCGTTTGATGATCGTTCAGATATAATTGCATCTTTCTCTAACTATGGTAAGTGTGTGGATATATTTGCCCCCGGTGTTGCTGTATCATCTTTATCCAATAGTCCTTACAACACGGTACGTGTATTGAACGGGACTTCTATGTCTGCCCCAATTACTGCTGGTGTCGTCGCAGTTTTACTAGATCAAGGCGTCAAACATGAAGATGTAAAAGAACGTTTAATTGATCTTTCAACCAAAGGCGTCTTCCACAGGAGGAGATTAGTGAGTTCCAGAACTCCAGACCGCACATTATTCAACGGTGTTCCTCAGGAAGACGACGTATTCAATGCCATAGAGTATCcatttgaagatgaagacaCATACATCAAATTCATCGGAGACGATTTCAAGAAAGTCCAAGGGCCTTCATTGTTCAGAAAAGTATTGAAATCGTCACTAAGTAAAGTCATTTAAACTAAAGTACTACACTTACAAATAGCAGATATGTATATTTTCGAAACGATATCTATGTgagtttaaaaaaaggTATGTACAAATACACTAGAGTCATCAGAAAATAATGATAGATATAATAAAGCAGGAATTCTATCAGTACAGGAACCTCCTGGTATGGCACCGCCAGAAACAGCGGCTAACACATACAGGACGACACACCGCAGTCTACTCACAACACCAATCCTCCCTATTTATTTGTGTACACTGCAGGCCCGTAGTCCCCACCCAAATCTCCCCCAATTACATCTACAGAAGAGACTTAACACTGCTCCACCCCGCAGCAGCCAACATCATCGTCCCTGACGCGTACCCCATTGGTTTCAACCCCTTAGATGACTTAAAAATGGCACCTGACAGTGCACCTGCCGTCATAGAGCCCACAGTGTCATGTTTGCCACGAAATGAAGCAATCGTAGAATTCACCAAGTTATACACCAACGCTAGCACCCCCGCGTTATTTCCTAAAAATGGCCCCCTCCTCGTGACATGATTCAACACTGTGTTCAACTGCAACTTCCCTGGTGACTTGGGAGGAATATTCTTCAGCCCCTCCAAGAACCCATACGTGCCTCCCAACCCAAGTCCCGTCAAGTACACCGCCCCGGTCCCGTAACACAAGTCATCTGTCCACCCCCTGGAAGGAATCAATCCCTGAGATCCCTCCATATTTGACAGCTTctcatcttccaaatccaGGTACTCAACCCCCCGTTCCAACCCGGCCAATGGATGCAATCTAGACACATCTAACACCCCAGGCGTCCCGATGATATTAGCAACATTTGTTACTTGATTGGGATCAAACCCTAAAGTATCTTGTAACCGACTCCCGTCCTCCTCCACCTGCACCTCGTTTTTTTTCTtaccaaataaaaatgacATATTCCTTCCTGATCCCTTTTATTTTCTGTATTCACTTTCTTACCTGTCGATGTGTGCCTCTCTCTATCTGTTTCTACTTTCTGATTCAGATGTATGAGATGTCGCTTTTTTTTTTCGACTCAATGAATgccttttttttcaactttcGATCCTCTTTCTTCCACAAGACCAAAATCtcttatttattattatgccCTATTCCTGCTACAAGCCTTTCGAATTGACACCAACACTCCAAGATTCCTCTTTCCTCTTTACAAatttatatgtataatatcCTTTCCACACTATGTTGCAATTATATGCTATATAACACTTCTCGGCTTTTTTTCACAacgaaaaattttttggaattttccaaatgcGAAGATCTGTCACGTGACAggtgtcacgtgacacaaACACCCACACCCTGAGGCATGATGTTACCCGGGCCGCCGGTTCCGAAGAAGACAAACTTCCGCGGAGCTTACGTCACGGTGATGTCTGCCGATCCAACCAACCCAACAATTGTCGTCGCCGCCTTGTCCAGCCGGCCCCGTCCAACGTTATCCTCTGCCCGCCCCGGGGCCCCTCCAGCGCCTACTTCTAGAAGGCGCCCAGCCCAGAGGCCCCGGCCAGGCTCGGGCAGGAGCCGCTGAGTCTGCCTGGGTCCGTGTGCTGCCTCATCAGCACAACAAAACTAAATGTATATCCAACAATTCCCAGTTGTATTACAAAGAAACCACCATCTCTGATAGCTTTAAAGGTTAAATCAGCGCTCTGCCAACGTATATAAAACATCTTCTGTAATAGACAGCCTCTTTCGAAGGGATCTAATGTGTAGCTACCTATCCCCAAGTTTTTTTTGAACAGGCTACAATAATTATTACATACAGTTCTGTGCCGTTATTATCATAAGGATAGGcataaatatagatatatccAGAATTGCGCGGCAACGTTACAAAATAAGCCAGAAGAACGATTCCTGTGCTACATCAAGATTTTAACATCACGAGTTTCGTCCGTTGCGATTGGGTTTGGTACCTaattttctatattttgGCActttatatcttttttttggtcCCTTTTACAAGTTTGTCTTTATTACGGTGCTTAGTGTACCCGTAGGGATCATCGTAACAAGAACAGTGCAAGAAGACATTGGGTTATTCAGGTATGTGTATGTTTGGCTTTTCaactaatatatatgagaTGTTTGGATCGGTGGATGGGGAGTGTTGGTGAGGGCGATGGGGATGAGATGGTGatgttgtttttattttgggtCCCTCGGGAGCCGGGTGGTTTGATTTTTCCATGTGAAAGGAAAGAGGCGATTTTGATCATGTGATGGAAAATGGATGTTGGCAGTTTTCACTATTTCATAAGGAAACCAGTCTTCTGGCTCGAGACGATGAGAAGAGAAGTAGAGAGCAAACTAAGAAAGAAGTGCTTAGTAAAGGAAAAGGCGGTTAGTGGATATTAccaagttgaagaattttcttTTACAAGTTTTCTCTTACAAAACGGCATTGTCAAAAGGGggttttgaaagatttcTCTTTTGTTTCCATCTTTCGTTCCTGGGTATACTATACGGCGACGTGCAGGATTCTCagttttgatttaataGCTATTGCATCGTGACGCTATCGTTACGTCTTGTCGTTGTCtgtgtttttcttttcagaaTCTCAGTGTTGAGGGAATTATTTGGATGCCAAATAATATACGGGAAGAGAATTAGAGTAGCGGGACGCGGTAAGCAAGAGAATCTAGTAATAGTGGGAACGCCAGCCAGCCACTGAACAGgatatcatatatataagggttatttttgaaaggCTATAAGCTGTTTTGACTAACAATATTTGTTCCAGacttttgttcttttttagACGGAAAGCTTTTTTCAGCCTTGCTTGGCCATTATTGAAACTAGGAGATATCCTTCCGTTGAAAAGTTATCGGTTACCGTTTGTTCGAGGTAGTCATTATTATAGAGGTACAACAAGAGCAATAAGCGCAGCTAGTGGAAGTAGTACAAAGATGAGTGAGGAGGGATCGTCAGACAACTCTCTTCTGCAAAAGAAAGAGGGCGAGTTTACGGATTATTCAGCCAAACATGCGAAGTTGGCGCCTCACTTTCTTGGATTACACACTGTGGATCGGGCAGAAGACTCGCCATTGAAGGACTTTGTGGTATCCCATGGTGGGCATACTGTTATATCGAAGGTGCTGATTGCGAACAATGGTATTGCTGCTGTGAAAGAGATCCGGTCGGTGAGGAAATGGGCATATGAAACATTTGGCGATAGATCTATGATTCAATTCGTGGTGATGGCTACTCCTGAGGACTTGGAGGCCAATGCTGAGTATATCCGTATGGCTGATCAATACGTAGAGGTTCCTGGAGGCACCAACAATAACAACTATGCGAATGTCGATTTGATTGTAGACATTGCAGAGCGGGCAGATGTAGATGCTGTATGGGCCGGTTGGGGGCATGCTTCCGAAAACCCGTTACTTCCAGAAAAGTTAGCACTTTCAAAGAGAAAGGTGCTGTTCATTGGACCTCCGGGGAGTGCGATGAGGGCTCTTGGTGATAAAATATCCTCCACAATCGTTGCGCAGAACGCAAAAGTACCATGTATTCCGTGGTCCGGTACCGGTGTTGATGAAGTGTTCATTGATCCACAGAGTGGGCTGGTTTCTGTTACGGACGATGTTTACCAAAAGGGCTGTTGCTCTTCACCACAGGACGGTTTAATGAAGGCTAGAAAAATAGGTTACCCAGTCATGATAAAAGCATCGGAGGGCGGTGGTGGTAAAGGTATCCGAAAAGTAGAGCATGAAAAagattttctttctctatACGATCAAGCTACTAATGAAGTTCCTGGTTCTCCAATTTTTGTGATGAAGGTTGCCGGTAGAGCTCGGCATTTGGAAGTTCAATTGTTAGCTGACCAATATGgtacaaatatttctttgtttGGCCGTGATTGTTCCGTTCAAAGGCGTCATCAGAAGattattgaagaagcacCAGTTACAGTAGCTAAACCTGAGACTTTCACTGAAATGGAGAAAGCAGCTATAAGATTAGGGAAATTAGTGGGTTATGTTTCAGCTGGTACTGTTGAATATCTTTATTCGCATGAGAATGACAAGTTTTACTTCTTGGAACTAAATCCAAGGCTACAAGTGGAGCATCCAACGACTGAGATGGTCAGCGGCGTTAACTTACCAGCAGCACAATTACAAATCGCAATGGGTATACCACTACACAGAATTAGAGACATTAGACTGCTTTATGGTCTTGATACTCATACAGCAACGGAGGTTGATTTTGAGTTTTCTTCTATCGAATCGCTGCAAACTCAAAGAAGGCCCACCCCTAAGGGCCACTGCACTGCTTGCCGTATAACTTCCGAAGATCCCAATGAAGGCTTCAGACCTTCTGGTGGTTCATTACATGAGTTAAATTTCcgttcttcttccaatgTTTGGGGTTACTTTTCCGTTGGTAGCAATGGTGGTATTCACTCTTTCTCAGACTCTCAATTTGGACATATATTTGCTTTTGGTGAAAACAGACAATCTTCGAGAAAACATATGGTTGTCGCTTTAAAGGAGTTATCTATTAGAGGTGACTTTAGGACTACTGTCGAATACTTGATTAAGCTTTTGGAAACTGAAGATTTTGAGGATAACGCTATCACTACTGGTTGGCTGGATGATTTGATATCTCAAAAGATATCAGCCGAAAAGCCAGATCCAACATTAGCGGTAATTTGTGGTGCAGCAACTAAAGCTCACCTCGTTTCAGAAAATGCACTACAAGAGTACTCCTCCTATTTGAAGAGAGGACAGGTTCCAAACAAGAGTATGCTACATACTATGTTTCCTGTCGAATTCATTCACGAAGGTAAAAGATACAAATTTAGTGTCGCCAAATCGGCGGATGATCGATATACACTATTTATAAATGGTTCTAAGTGTGAAGTGGGTCTTCGCAAGCTATCCGATGGAGGGCTATTAATTGCAATTGGCGGTAAGTCGCATACTGTTTACTGGAAAGAGGAGGTTGAAGCCACAAGATTATCTATTGATCAACAGACTACATTGTTAGAGGCCGAAAATGACCCAACACAACTACGTACCCATTCTCCGGGaaaattgataaagttCCTTGTGGAGAGTGGCGACCATCTTGATTTGGGTCAGCCATATGCTGAAGTTGAGGTTATGAAGATGCAAATGCCGTTACTTGCCCAAGAAAGCGGTATTGTTCAACTCTTAAAGCAACCTGGTTCTACCATTTCTGCCGGGGACATCCTAGCAATATTGACTTTGGATGATCCATCCAAAGTTAAACATGCCCTTCCATTCGAAGGTATGCTACCTTCATTGGGTGCTCCAAAAATCGAAGGTACAAAGCCTGCGTATAAATTCAGATCATTAGTCTCTACATTGGAAAATGTCTTGAAGGGTTATGATAATCAAGTGGTTATGAATGCTTCATTACAAAAATTAATAGAAGTGTTGAGAGATCCTGAGTTGCCATATTCTGAATGGAACATGCAGGTATCTGCGTTGCATTCGAGATTACCTGCAACTTTGTATCATCAGGTGGATCAACTAGTTGAACGGTACCACAAACGTTCTGCTGCTTTCCCCGCCAAACAGTTGGATAAAATTTTGTCAAATTCTCTAAATGAATATAATTCAGATCCTCTCTTTGAAAAGGTTATAGAGCCATTAATGGAC is part of the Eremothecium cymbalariae DBVPG#7215 chromosome 2, complete sequence genome and encodes:
- the RCF2 gene encoding Rcf2p (similar to Ashbya gossypii AAR068C) gives rise to the protein MKLLTEEEVNAHHYHTLAGGIKGALAGLAITGVIFKVLPRRFPKFQPSKMTASIRTALFISPPTLLATIVAEEASTSFDRQMYASSTSAEALEEYRRWQNLPLNQMVLESLMTHRYKIIVTAWATSLYGAWKYVNKDPIMTAAQKAVQARMYAQALTVMLLLGSVGLSMYDAKLHPDARQLERARRWEKALERAEEQEMQAAAGKRSNEDRIKGKIFRYD
- the RRT12 gene encoding Rrt12p (similar to Ashbya gossypii AAR069W); amino-acid sequence: MIYKRTLIWLLTISLLSNSIHAEEYVITLKTPKTLNKLLDVGVGNRTLKQILDSRIKQRFSFGKFEAITVDIPPFIVETLTENKWISHISLNEEYNLLDDSYNNPDRGDAGHVNRNGTEAVIKPGTETEPGNGIEEEEDQDDEGEGDGEAEDEANDGDESSDGEGDESGKQPDAEGGDDGSEEKPGDDGDGDGEDGSENDEGKPEDDKPEENNPAPNDGGDGGDVEPIDGGDGDGDGGDDGDRGDRDENKPDDNGGNPPVSDPDITIAMQSGAPRHLARNCRRSGLPFDTSGSKDYEFNYYYDAEHLGETVNVYILDSGIHKSHPEFEGRAVFGIDTTNEGPGDLNGHGTHVAGLVGSKTYGAAKKATIYEVKVMTVDGRGSTSNIIAGVEFAVKHCQQSGKKCVANMSLGGLSFGHSALDSAVEAAIEEGLVFVVAAGNSKERACWYSPAKVKTAITVGAFDDRSDIIASFSNYGKCVDIFAPGVAVSSLSNSPYNTVRVLNGTSMSAPITAGVVAVLLDQGVKHEDVKERLIDLSTKGVFHRRRLVSSRTPDRTLFNGVPQEDDVFNAIEYPFEDEDTYIKFIGDDFKKVQGPSLFRKVLKSSLSKVI
- the TIM23 gene encoding protein transporter TIM23 (similar to Ashbya gossypii AAR070C), which encodes MSFLFGKKKNEVQVEEDGSRLQDTLGFDPNQVTNVANIIGTPGVLDVSRLHPLAGLERGVEYLDLEDEKLSNMEGSQGLIPSRGWTDDLCYGTGAVYLTGLGLGGTYGFLEGLKNIPPKSPGKLQLNTVLNHVTRRGPFLGNNAGVLALVYNLVNSTIASFRGKHDTVGSMTAGALSGAIFKSSKGLKPMGYASGTMMLAAAGWSSVKSLL